The genomic stretch tacgTGTACTCTgtcaagtgccaggaggattgctgtgacttttactttagcacttttactttagcactggttttgctcttagatgcttgtttagatgcacttatgacctctgatgactagtagttctcctgatttcctacgttaaatgcacttattgtaagtcgctttggataaaagcgtcggctaaatgactgtaatgtaatgtaacactggtttgaacggggagtcaaagaggccatatatgtgaagagggcacggccatccctgaacggggcggggggggggcaagagtacatctgtcaccatcttacaatgctatgattgcaactattcctcattcctctgtgaatagtatacatggtcattgtaactctagttaatggtcacggcaatctgcatatgaaactggtcgttggttctggtcattatgccactgtattgtttataaggttggggatacctgcagtcagtttagactgaagcggtcacttagatgagtgatggaacgtttctcccAATGGATGTGTAGATGTATGTACACAGCATGCGTAAATACACTGTATGAACAAGTGCCGCAATTGTGCAGTTGGACAGCAGTGTTTGCACACTGTTCAAATTCTGTCAGTATTTTGTTTTTAATCAAAGTCATGAGTGAACTGTGGTCTACAGAAGATTTCACTGGGCCTACAGTACATACTTTATCACAGGAATAACTAGATTTCCAAAGACTATGATGCTTGTATTGAAGATCATTACTTGCCGTCAAAGTTGGTTGAAGAAATTAACTGAAAAATGTCCCCATTATAGTGTCATTCACTCTATCCAATGTACAAAATTATAACATCCCAAGCAATTCCCTCTCCGCAGTCATTCCAAAAATTTGCTATTTTCAACTCTGATGATCGAGATTCgacaatatatcaacattataggGAAATTGTGCAAACAACCAGTTTTCACCAAAATTTACACAAAATAAACTCATGACTCCTCTATAGAAAAAAAATATCCAAGTATCAGACACCTCAACTGTCACAAAATAACTGCAATCTTAATGCAACATAGATTCTAATCATAGCACATGCAGATGACTATAACTTTGCCCACTGACTTGTAATTTGTCTTACtgccacaaagtcaaacatgactGAATAGAATAATCATGGGataagtcctcaaaatccaggaCAGGACGTCCATTTGTTATATGCATATTTATGAGTATTCATGAGGGCTCAGCAGTTAAAGTCACTGTTCTGCTGTGTTTATGGCTTCTACTCACTCATGGCTCCATTTTCCCTTTATCCCTATATGGTCAGGCACCGTCCATATCCAAAAGTGAGAATATGTAAATATGTTTTCGTTTTTGTGTTTCTTTACTTATCGTGTGTAACATCACCAAATTCTAGTAACTAAATACTTGAATATTCTTAAGGCCACAAACTCTTAATACGTCTTTATATAGATATAAATCTAGATTTCATTGTGATTGTGTTCCTTTCACTTCAGAAAAATATGTTTTAGGTCTTGGGGAGAGTATAAGAAAAAAATAGATTTGCATTGATATGCCACAATAGCTTCCTGGCAGGAAGTAAATACTCAACCAGTCTTTTGGTTTGTTCATAACTAAACTGATGGAACCCAAAAGCCAAATCATTTACAGAGGACAACGGCGCCCAGTATACTTCCTCTATTTCCCCTCTCTCTGCTCCTCACCATTGTATGCTAGCTCTGCTTTGGACTCACAGTTTGGCTTGGCTGTGCTTTGGATTTTTTTGTAGATGCAGATGAGGAAGTtgatgaagatgaggaggaagaggaggagctcCATCGTGTCTCAACGCCTGTACTTGTCATCTTGAGCTTTCGTCGCTTTGCAAGGGGGGCATTGTCGACACTCTTCAGGAAGACGCCCTCCCTCTTCCCCCGGTTGAAAGCCTGGCAAAGGAGGCAAACAACAAAAAAGTGATGAATGTGCGGCAGCAGGAAATATCTTAACATCTAATCAACTCCTGGTTTAAGAGCATTGGTAATTGTTATCCATGACGCCATTACCTTGTAGGTGGCGTTGACATAGGTGCGGACAGTAGGCCCGCTGGACTCAAGCACATCTGGAGTGCATAGCGGAGTGGTAGACATGGATGCACCGCCCTGCAGCCAGCTGTTCTCCTTCAGATCAGACAGTTTGAGACGCCTCTCTGGATCCACTGTCAGCAAGCCTAAAACCAAAGAGGAAGCGGTTAAGTTGTAAGTCACTTATAGAGACAAAATAACAATAAATTAAGCATGTGAACAGTGTTCCAGAAAGAGTAagtttacaaaaaacaaaacaaaaaacaccccgCTGTTGTGGAAATTGCAAAGCACGGGCAACTTTTATCCTATTCATAATTGTGTACCCTCATGGTCTACTGCTTTCTGACAACACATTATATGAATATCTGCAAGTTTGATCACTGTATCAGTCTTTTTTTATGTGCAGTATTTGGGTTGCATTGATTTGCAGCTCTAGACAGTCAGCTTCAGAACAAAGTTCCATTTAGCATGCACAAAAACTTTCAcagcaatttaatcaaaaacaacttGCTTACATGCTGTTTGCTTGAGAGACATAATCAATCACTATGGAAAAGGAACAATTATGGGGACTACTTTCAGCAGCACACTAGAATTTATTTGGAGTGGCTAAAGGTAAACAAGAGCAGAATTAAATACAGCACAAGTGCACAAGTAACATTCAGCACTCATTCTCTGCTTCTTCCAAACAATGATGGATTATGCCTCAAGCAACGTGTGTCTCTGTAAGTAGTTTGCAAAGGCCAGCAAGATTAGAATGGCAGAGAGAATAGATTGTGGTTCCAAATTAATATGCCATTCTATGGCTCTGAAATTCCATAATTTCTCCATGAGAAAAGCACACCAATTCTTGAATTTACATATAATAATGCAAAAAATGTGCAGCGGGGGGAAAAACTGTATGTCATACCATTTTGTATCCCATCTTTAGTTATACACTTGAAGTCAAAAGGGAACAGAAAATGGCACAAGTGAGAGAAATCCCTGTCCTGTACCTTTCACAAGCTCTTTGGCCTCCTCTGACACCCCCTTCCAGGCCTCCCCAGCCAATGAGAAATCTCCTTCTTTTATCTTTTGCATGATATCAGCTGCATGAGATGAGGTCATCTCACGCTGTTCACACTGAAACGGCACCTGGCCTGACAGCATGGTGTACTggtgaaaacaaacacaaaaatacactcaTTAGCACCACAATAATCCCATATCTTTCAATTGCAACACAATTGAGTATTTTAAAATTACCAAGATAACCCCGAGACTCCAGAGGTCACAGGCCTTGTCATATCCTGCACTATCAAAGAGCTCAGGCGCAGCATACTGCAGCGTGAAGCATGGTGTCTGTAAGGGGGCACTGCCCGCAGGACACAGACGGGCAAACCCAAAATCTATCACTTTCAGCACCGAGTCTTCGCTCTCATCTGCAAACAGCACGTTCTGCAAAGCAAATCAGAGGTAATGTGATTATCCCAATGTTTTACGTGTTACACACATTGCTGGTTGAACTTTGAATGGCATGGCCCACCTCTGGTTTGAGGTCTCTGTGCACCACCCCAGCCTCGTGCATAAAGCTGACAGCAGATACCAGATTCCGCAACAGCTGGCTGGCCTCCGCCTCCCCGAAGAGCTTCTTCCGCTTGATCCTTTCTAACAGCTCCCCACCTTGCAGAAGCTCCATCACCAAATAGGTGTGGTACTGACAAAGAAAAAGACATGTGGAGTTGAGAACATAGTTTTGTCTTTTCGTGTCACTCTCGTTCCTAAATAGAGTTCTACATTCTGAAAATTAATATTGTGTATTGGGCAGTTTCCCATTTCTCTTTTGTGTGTAAATGGTGATGACGGGTGGGAACAAATGCTTGGCGTGTTATGTAATATCAAAGGTTGGGCACATAAAAAGACATGACCATCTTTGATTCCATTATTTTACCTGGTCAGTGTAGACTTCTTGCAGCTTGACAATATTGGGGTGGGCCTCACACTGCCTCAAAGCTGCAATTTCCCTCTGCGTGTACCCTTCCATTCTGACAAGAGGTTGTAAAAGGCAATGTGGATATTCTTTGTACTATAATGATAAAACAGTACAGTAATAGTGGCAATAACAACATACAATAGTTTAAACTTCCATGGGAAAAGAAGGCACATAGCAGCAAGGCTGTTGTGCTTGTTCCTGATCATGATGCAGGATACCAAGACAGAGTGCCCATCCCATAAACTATGTTTCAACTGACCTGCGGCTGACGATCTTGACAGCATATTCAAGGCCACTCTGTCTATGTCGGCATTTCCTGCACACAGAGAAGCTCCCTTCGCCTAGTGGTGGCCCCTGGAGACACAGCTCATAGGTCTGGAAAAACTGGGATTCCTTGACCAAAAAAGTAGACGGGGTTAGTGAAGCTCAAACAGAGAAATTAATATTGTGCAATAGTATATGGCACCTAATACTGCACTGTCATGAGGCACAAGACATGAAATTCACGAAAGGTTATGGCTTGAGGCCAGCATATGAAATCATTTATGTGACATAGTGCAGGGTAGCATTTTCTGCTGGCAGCCAAAGTAGATAATGTGGTGACACCAATATTTTCATTTGGGGTCTACTACCCATACAAAAAGTATGTGAAATTGCTCATTTTGAAATAGCTGTTCATTGAAATGTCCCCTATGGCCCAATATTACTGAGCCTACCAATGCATGATTATTAAACAGTTTGTAAGCATTATATATCATTATAGTGTACGAATTGGATACAACATGCTACATAAAAATGATGGTCTTCAATTTACATGTATACAATGCATACAACCTTATATGCCCGACTCGCCTCTCATAGACCTTTACCAACAAACACTTCTTTGAGCCAAACATGTAGCACATAGTTTTTCAATTTATCTATCCACTTGGTTACCCTGACACAGTGCTACTGCTAGTTCCATACCTGTAACATGGCGCTGCGCTGGACAGTGGCTGAACCCGGTCGATCAGTGCCGACGTGCGAATCTAGGAAGTCTCCCATGACTGCATTCTTGTTAAACAGGATGGAGGGTGCAATGAATGAGTAGCCCTGAAACAGCAGAGTGTAGTTTAGATGAGCGTCTTACAGGGCAGCCCACTGTGTTAGTGGAAAATCTGTGGAGTGCATTTAAACAGTTTCATTCCAAAACATTACATATCTAGTAAAATGGGACTATTGGTAACATTTTGGATTTCTTGAAACATAATATGACTAGAAATTATCAGTGGGGGTTGGTAATGATTAAAACAAAGTAAACCCCCTCCTCCTCAGATATCTGTATCAAAAACACAGGAGTGAGGGCAGCTGAGTGTTTCTTATTGTTTGCGGGCCTGCGACACCCCAGCTCCAGAAGACTTGGCTGGCAGTCGCAGCTCTCCACAGTCTATGCAGCAATTTGAGCAAACTGATAAAGGTGTTCTAAAAATGGTAGATGTCTGGGTATCTGCTACCTGTCTTTTTGAATAGTCTTGTCCATTTTGGACAAGTTTATTTGTTATTCTGATGCTGAACAATGGATAGCAGCATTCAGGTAGCCACGTTAAAAAAATTACATTTAAATTCAAGTGAATATTGCAACCGAAAATTGTTGTCTTCACGACAAAACCATTTTGCAGGCAGATTTATTAAGCTGACTCTTTAACATGGGCAAATATTGTGCTCTGTTTTCTTGCCGGTAATAATTCTGTCAGTCAGATGACTGACAGAATGATTAAATCATTGACAGCAAAATTATTAAATCATCATTGGCTGACAAAATGATTAGAAAACATCAATTTCTTCCAAATGGCAAATCTCTCATTTTGGAAGGTAACACTTTCCATTGCTATTTAGGCTGATGATGTTGACCATGAGTGCTGACCTGGAACAGGCGGTCCGTGCTTGGGGGCGTGCTGGCTGGAGAGTAAACAGGATCCATACCGGTGAATTCCTCAGCAAAGTTTCCCACATCAAGTTCATTCTTAAGCTCAGGTCTAAATGGGCTCGGAACCTTCTTTTCTGCAAGGTCAGCCCAGTTCAGACCCTGTGTCATACCAAAAACAAACAGATGGAAATGATGAAGGAGCTGACTGTGGTGGGTTTAAGGGTTTTgcttatgtgtgtctgtctgtatgtatgcatTTGAGGTGGGGAGGGGTCCTTTGCTGTTGGATAATTagaaagagggagaagaagaggacTATATCAGGCAAGGTAAAGAAGACCTTGAAGAAGGGATGTGCCTTGATGTCTTCTGCCCGTCGTGGCCCAGAGCCCAAcctcttgtggggatccttcaccAGCAACTTCTTCAGCAGGTCCTGGGCTGTGGATCCGATCATGGAAGGGAATGGGGGCTCACAGCGTAGAATACGTCTAAGGGGAAGGTAGTTAGAAAAGATTTACAGGCAAAGGGAAATAATGAGGTTAGACTGTCCATTATGGAAACACAGCACCCTAATAAGATGTTAATGAAATTTTAAATTGGCGGTGGGCTTTAAAAAGTAGGTTGCACAAAAGACCCAAATTATACTTTTTATGAACACAATTACACTTTTCTGCTGGGGAAATAAAAGGAGGGGTAAAGGGTGTATCTAACACAGCTGCTGTAATCATCTCcagggaaatggagagagacaaaggttGAGGGAAGAGTGAGAAGAGTGAAAAGGAGCAGACACCACTCACTTTGACACCTCACTCTGGGAGTTCCTCTCTCCCTCCAGGGTAAAAGGAGATGCTCCTGTCAGCAACTCAAACATCAGGATCCCAAGACTCCACCAATCTACAGACTAACAAAGGGAGACCGGTGAAAAAGGTGACAAAGGAAagcacagaaaaaaacaaaacaagggggAGATAAAATGACCACCATTTCTACACTGTTGTTGCTCTCTGAAAGGTCCACCCTGATAGGGATTAACTGTACATCACAGGAAAACACTCACCGACTTGCCAAACAACACGTTAGCACAGGGCTTAAAGAAGACCCGGATACTTACACCTTCATTTATTTCATGACCTCTAAAAGGGCCTGACAGTCCTGTGAGAATCATACTATATAGTCAGTTCTGAAGCATTTTGCCTTCCTTGGCAATTTAAGATCCAAATCTACTTGCTTAGTCTCACTGAATGGATTGACCATGACACCTTTAATTTTTtaatgtttacaagatggcttGTGCCTAATCATTATTCTTCTTACCTTTCCATGACCCGACTTCCCCCTGATGATTTCAGGAGCCATATACTCAATGGTGCCACAAAAAGAGTACGTCCTTTCTCTCTGTAATGAAGGGAAACACAAGGTAGTGTGTCTACAATGGCATATTGATGAAGTAATTTTTGATTCTGATGACAGTATTCGCCAACACACAGGCAACGAGCATGCCTGCATACATACAGTAAACACACTATAATATATTTAAACAATATCACACGAGAGggagtgctgatattcagtataacagcatgacctcgagtgtgatattgcttttatacaacagttCTAAAATCGCCATTTATTAGTTGACAGCAGCCAAGTCTGAAAGCAGTTCAAAGCCCATGTTGTTTGCCTTACGGTGTTAGCTTCATTTTTGCTCGTCTCTAATTTGTCTAGGTTGGCTGGTGTCATATCAGCACACCTGGAGGTTTGCACTAAAGTAGACCTATCTATGCTTTCCTTCCCTTCGTCCTCTTCTGACGACCATTCGTAATTTAACTCAAATGTTATTTGTGGAAATATATCCATCTTTGCCGTGCAAGTTTGTTACAATCCGATATTGATAACGACCATTAATGTAGCCTAATTAACGGTTATTAATAGAACACCTGTGCGGTGGAGTGATACATATAGTTAAAAGTCCCAGTGCttttatactgaatatcagcactcatggaatgcctcttgtccaatcaaatgacTTGGTTGGAACTAACTGTAGTATAAAGTCGTTTATTACACACCTCTTCTTTCAGGAATTCCTTGCTGAGTCCGAAGTCTGTCAATACCACATGTCCTTCGCTATCTAGCAGGATGTTTTCCAATTTGATGTCTCGGTAAACAATCCCAAGCTGTAAACAACATGGCAAATACTTTGGTATATACAAGGTGAATGCATCAATTTCTAAACAGTGACAGCCTGTGGTTTCATAGTACATGATAAACATTTACATAAGCAATTAAGACAAAACCTCCATGGAAAATGCAATGCCAATCAAAATGAGGAAGGACCATTTACTGTAGGTCATCTTCATTTATTACACAATCGTCCTTTGACCAGAAGACCAACACTCAATTTTAAAGCAGAAAATGCCTAGAAATTACCATGAAGTGAAGCATTAActttaacaacaacaacttagatttgtatagtgcctttcaaggaacccaaggacactttacactagataagaacaaaaaaaaacaaaaaaacattaaaacaaaactcaaaagactacagaccataggccttagtaaaaaggtaagttttcagtagtcttttaaaatcaTCCAAAGAAAATAACTTTAGAAAATAATGTTGCCTCATTGTTGGGGTCAACAAAAATACCGTTCTCCACAAAGATGCTGTTGATATGAGTTCAATTCAGATATCTGATGATGTTTTCCCCATGAATCAAGTCATATTTCCCTCTTAGAATTTTCATCGAAATACGCAAACTGCATATTAGTGGTAACTAATCTACAAGCTGCAATTTATTAATCATCTCAGGTAGCTTTTGAAATGTCAACTTATAGGATTATCTTTTGATGCTGTGTTGTTTACTGCAATTTTCCATAGTAACATTTAATTTGCAAGGAAACATACCCTTAGGAAGACCAGCAAATATAGACCAACTACTAAATACCGTGGCAGTGTGGTCATATGCCCTCACCACAAGCTTGCAGTCGCGTAAATTCTACCTCACCTCCATGCTGTGATTGTGCGCATTTGGGGAAAAAGCATGGTGATCAACTTTCAACACCACATTTCCCTTCCTTTCTCATTAGCACAAAATGATTAACTTGCATTTGCAAGTGCCAGCATAATATCTTTAATGAGGCATACATATTTCAGATGGTAAAGATGAGGGCAGAGGCTGACTTTAGTTGAATGGTTGTGAGGAGAGAGACACCTAACCTTATGCAGGTGCTCCAATGCCAGGACTATTTCCCCGATGTAAATCCGCACAGCCTCCTCTGGAAAGTGATCTCGTTGGTACAAATGAGTGAACATCTCCCCTCCGCTCACATAGtctacactcatacacacagacagatacacagggCACTTAAATAGacatatacaaaacacacaataAACAAAAAGGCCAACAGAAAGACACATAAAGTAATAGACAGATGAAGAGAACATACATTCAGCATTTCTGGATTAAGATCAGGCGATTCCATATTTGGGTCAGTTGACCCAGTGCTCACCCAGGATGAGATGCAGTTTGCTCTGCGTCTGGAAGGCATAGTGGAGGGTGACCAGAAAGGGAGACTGGCGGATGTGCTCCAGGACCTGCCTCTCAGTACGAGTATGCTCTGTTGTCTTTGCTTTTTGAACAATAGCGGCTTTCTTCAGCACCTGGGGCATTAATTATAATCTTCCATTAGCTTTTATCAGTCAACACCAAAAAACTGAGCTGTGTTCAAAGGCCacttgaaatggggggggggaaaagTCTGTTTTGTAAAGGGAAATTTTGTCGATGGTTTtatgtatgtgcaatcagtactgataaAGCAATAAAGGTCTTAATGTGTACTACATTTATGGAGAAATCAGTGTTCTCCTGCTCATAGCATTTCCCACAGCGGTTAGATGTACCAGAATACATTCTGTGCACtgtcgtccataaaatcctctgcactaGTGTTGTGGGATGTCATTTCACCATCGGAAACATAGTTTAGCCAAGaaaatgaggatgtgttttttgaacagcgtgtttagagtattagaaacccggCTCGGCT from Lampris incognitus isolate fLamInc1 chromosome 8, fLamInc1.hap2, whole genome shotgun sequence encodes the following:
- the rps6ka4 gene encoding ribosomal protein S6 kinase alpha-4 — its product is MPGDTSDSSDDSDAKTPRSVRTVKHEITNANLTGHTEKVGMENFELLKVLGTGAYGKVFLVRKNSGHDEGQLYAMKVLKKAAIVQKAKTTEHTRTERQVLEHIRQSPFLVTLHYAFQTQSKLHLILDYVSGGEMFTHLYQRDHFPEEAVRIYIGEIVLALEHLHKLGIVYRDIKLENILLDSEGHVVLTDFGLSKEFLKEERERTYSFCGTIEYMAPEIIRGKSGHGKSVDWWSLGILMFELLTGASPFTLEGERNSQSEVSKRILRCEPPFPSMIGSTAQDLLKKLLVKDPHKRLGSGPRRAEDIKAHPFFKGLNWADLAEKKVPSPFRPELKNELDVGNFAEEFTGMDPVYSPASTPPSTDRLFQGYSFIAPSILFNKNAVMGDFLDSHVGTDRPGSATVQRSAMLQESQFFQTYELCLQGPPLGEGSFSVCRKCRHRQSGLEYAVKIVSRRMEGYTQREIAALRQCEAHPNIVKLQEVYTDQYHTYLVMELLQGGELLERIKRKKLFGEAEASQLLRNLVSAVSFMHEAGVVHRDLKPENVLFADESEDSVLKVIDFGFARLCPAGSAPLQTPCFTLQYAAPELFDSAGYDKACDLWSLGVILYTMLSGQVPFQCEQREMTSSHAADIMQKIKEGDFSLAGEAWKGVSEEAKELVKGLLTVDPERRLKLSDLKENSWLQGGASMSTTPLCTPDVLESSGPTVRTYVNATYKAFNRGKREGVFLKSVDNAPLAKRRKLKMTSTGVETRWSSSSSSSSSSTSSSASTKKSKAQPSQTVSPKQS